One Pagrus major chromosome 11, Pma_NU_1.0 genomic region harbors:
- the LOC141004282 gene encoding uncharacterized protein, which translates to MTDSTLPSVTSQSVITSPPRTMTDSTLPSVTSKSVITSPTSTMTAAPVMSSTSSALKPPRTSPTPTSNSSIQAFNSTTVSASPSPANTSHSLTTTSPSTSNRTQNETSPAITTPTTTENASTTAGPPVTRPPLCSYTVTPIDFGLQINITSSTPGNYIIKINEGGQHETEETFNIEHNQTSSRDIKHLKPCTEYEHNVTFNDGTGQTPCSSSPGHKTRTSSMSQSDITDVSNPASCIPGYVCYQSEWDISSSMSTSDDIPAESCTSDNKTFCIKPGFKDICSDLTTTFTSGNCSSFSLTKSITVGFLIQSEIHSRVQPELPAEINTTLPSKCHLTTDYTCQENGQIKGLSKLEPFTDYSCIGHVKDITNVTIINTTDIPFRIDCDLKVTNTEKKATNTSIHLSWTTTSTNCQAVLQNLSNLSYDCSCSPGHNQFAVNKYPQGGTCEIDGLKPYTDYTCKVQPKYNNNPVGESAEVRQKTETGIPDTVSLPTLITLENNEIKATCGPPRSFNGPNGRYIARLYPHGDPQKLLKEETKQKCDFEFKDLSYSTTYTVKVTASNGKHESFPAIEHIDTKYNDKALIGFLVFLIIVIIIITLAVVAYKIYVQKRRKSRNDVNEDVMLESTAIYVNAPPPGWRRKEAR; encoded by the exons ATGACAGATTCCACTTTACCTTCAGTAACCAGCCAGTCTGTCATCACCTCACCTCCACGCACCATGACAGATTCCACTTTACCTTCAGTAACCAGCAAGTCTGTCATCACCTCACCTACAAGCACCATGACAGCAGCTCCTGTCATGTCTTCAACCAGCTCAGCCCTCAAACCTCCACGCACCTCGCCTACCCCCACCTCAAACTCCTCAATTCAAGCATTCAATTCCACTACCGTGTCTG CCAGTCCTTCTCCTGCAAACAcctcacactcactcaccacCACTTCACCCAGCACGTCAAACCGCACTCAAAACGAGACCTCACCTGCAATCACCACGCCCACCACCACAGAGAATGCCTCCACCACAG CAGGCCCACCAGTCACTCGACCTCCACTGT gttCTTACACTGTTACACCCATCGACTTTGGCCTACAGATTAACATTACAAGCTCTACTCCTGGTAACTACATCATAAAGATTAATGAAGGGGGGCAACATGAGACTGAAGAGACATTCAACATTGAGCACAATCAAACCTCATCACGTGACATCAAACACCTGAAGCCCTGTACTGAATATGAGCATAATGTGACATTTAATGATGGCACTGGACAAACACCCTGTAGCAGCAGCCCTGGACATAAAACAAGGACATCTAGCATGA GTCAAAGTGACATTACGGACGTCAGCAACCCTGCATCATGCATCCCTGGATATGTTTGTTACCAGAGTGAATGGGACATCAGCTCCTCAATGTCAACATCAGATGATATTCCAGCTGAGTCGTGTACAAGTGACAATAAAACATTCTGCATCAAACCTGGTTTCAAGGATATTTGCTCAGATTTGACTACAACCTTCACTTCAGGAAACTGTTCTTCCTTCAGCCTCACCAAAAGCATCACTGTTG GTTTCTTAATTCAAAGTGAGATACATTCAAGAGTTCAACCTGAACTTCctgcagaaataaacacaacattaccTTCAAAGTGTCATCTCACCACTGATTACACCTGTCAGG AAAATGGACAAATCAAGGGATTGTCTAAGCTGGAGCCCTTCACAGACTACAGCTGTATCGGTCACGTTAAGGACATCACCAATGTCACCATAATAAACACAACTGATATCCCCTTCAGGATTGACTGTG ATCTTAAAGTAACCAACACGGAGAAGAAAGCAACCAACACCTCCATCCATTTGAGTTGGACCACGACCAGTACCAACTGTCAAGCTGTTCTTCAAAATCTTTCAAATCTTTCTTATGACTGCAGCTGCTCACCTGGTCACAACCAAT TTGCAGTTAATAAATATCCACAAGGAGGAACATGTGAGATTGATGGACTGAAACCATACACCGACTACACCTGTAAAGTCCAACCCAAATATAACAACAACCCTGTGGGTGAATCAGCTGAAGTTAGACAGAAAACTGAGACTGGAA TACCAGATACTGTTTCTTTACCAACACTGATAACTCTAGAGAATAATGAGATTAAAGCAACCTGTGGTCCTCCAAGAAGTTTTAATGGACCCAACGGGAGATACATTGCACGTCTTTATCCTCATGGTGACCCTCAGAAGCTGcttaaagaagaaacaaaacaaaaatgtgattttgaatTCAAAGATCTGAGTTATTCTACCACCTACACAGTGAAG GTGACTGCTTCCAATGGAAAACATGAGAGCTTCCCCGCCATAGAGCATATTGACACGAAGT ACAATGACAAAGCACTGATTGGGTTTCTGGTCTtcctcatcatcgtcatcatcatcatcacactggCTGTGGTGGCCTACAAGATCTACGTTCAGAAGCGCAGAAAGTCcagaaa TGATGTGAATGAGGATGTGATGCTTGAATCAACAGCAA TTTATGTTAATGCACCACCTCCTGGATGGCGTCGTAAAGAAGCTCGCTAA